From Syntrophorhabdaceae bacterium, a single genomic window includes:
- a CDS encoding glycosyltransferase family 2 protein: MERQEDARPPLSVYMITFNNSATIAKALESVAGWADEVIVVDSHSPDGTADIASRHTGQVLQYDTTDQREKYQYAQDHCRNRWVLFIDADEWLTDAFREEVEEILGSGSQNDGYIADRRNIYLGKEIRHGGWYPDREIRLYRKDRGGWEGGIHAKVHVNGRVGHMKNHYLHTPYADTAHQIRTIDRYSEAYARDLLTVGRRFHLANMILRPIYRFFRDYIFKMGFLDGIPGIIIMASTMYYVFMKHARLWEMEKDQGGKKGVQ; this comes from the coding sequence ATGGAAAGACAAGAGGACGCGAGACCACCCCTATCCGTGTACATGATCACCTTCAATAACAGCGCCACCATCGCGAAGGCGCTCGAAAGTGTTGCCGGATGGGCGGATGAGGTCATCGTCGTCGATTCCCACAGCCCCGACGGTACCGCCGATATAGCCTCCAGGCACACCGGGCAGGTCCTGCAGTACGATACGACGGACCAGCGGGAAAAATACCAGTACGCCCAGGACCACTGCAGGAACCGCTGGGTCCTCTTCATAGATGCCGATGAATGGCTCACGGACGCCTTCAGGGAAGAGGTGGAGGAGATTCTCGGCTCAGGTTCTCAAAACGATGGCTACATCGCCGACCGCCGCAACATCTATCTTGGAAAAGAGATCAGGCACGGGGGCTGGTACCCGGACAGGGAGATACGGCTCTACAGGAAAGACCGGGGCGGCTGGGAGGGCGGCATACATGCAAAGGTCCACGTGAACGGACGGGTGGGGCACATGAAGAACCACTACCTTCACACGCCCTATGCGGACACGGCCCATCAGATCAGGACCATAGACCGGTATTCCGAGGCCTACGCGCGGGACCTCTTGACGGTGGGACGGCGCTTTCACCTGGCTAACATGATACTGCGTCCCATCTATCGATTCTTCAGGGATTACATCTTCAAAATGGGCTTCCTCGACGGCATTCCGGGGATCATCATCATGGCATCGACGATGTACTACGTCTTCATGAAGCACGCACGATTGTGGGAGATGGAGAAAGACCAGGGAGGAAAGAAGGGTGTTCAATAA
- a CDS encoding adenylyltransferase/cytidyltransferase family protein, protein MGRIVTDLDELTGIIEKEKTAGKKIVFGNGCFDIIHVGHVRYLRGARELGDILIVAVNDDSSVTGLGKRKEVVTPAIERAEIVSAIDCVDYVIIFSDPTVENLLSALKPHIHAKGTDYTEGNVPERDIVLSYGGRVAIVGDPKDHSTRDIIKIIKNLKEK, encoded by the coding sequence ATGGGAAGAATAGTCACTGATCTTGATGAACTCACCGGGATCATCGAAAAGGAAAAAACCGCGGGGAAGAAGATTGTTTTTGGGAACGGGTGCTTCGACATCATTCACGTGGGGCACGTCCGGTACCTGCGGGGCGCCAGGGAACTGGGAGATATCCTGATCGTCGCCGTGAACGACGACTCCTCCGTAACCGGCCTCGGAAAGCGCAAGGAAGTGGTCACTCCCGCAATCGAGCGGGCGGAGATCGTGTCGGCCATCGATTGCGTCGATTATGTCATCATCTTCAGCGACCCCACGGTCGAGAACCTCCTTTCCGCCCTCAAGCCCCATATCCATGCCAAGGGCACCGATTACACCGAGGGAAACGTGCCCGAGCGGGACATCGTCCTTTCCTACGGAGGAAGGGTGGCCATAGTCGGAGACCCCAAGGACCACTCGACGCGGGACATAATCAAAATCATCAAGAATCTGAAAGAAAAATAA